A window from Mogibacterium neglectum encodes these proteins:
- the acrB gene encoding acryloyl-CoA reductase electron transfer subunit gamma, with translation MKIFVTVKQVPDTSGKVAVNEDGTLNRASMQTIINPDDLNAVEQALTLKEEFGYKVVAFTMGPMPAEGMLRELMAMGVDETVLVSAREFGGSDTYATSQILAAAIDTYGIEEDDIIIAGRQAIDGDTAQVGPQIAEKLHLPQVTYAGEVTKEGDVLVIKRMLEDGYMLVKVPTPCMITCIKELNTPRYMSVIGTEKCWDMPLKIMDFAALENHPLIDKTTIGLKGSPTNIYKSFTPPVKGGGMMLEGSDKNTTDELVSILTGKHII, from the coding sequence ATGAAAATTTTTGTAACAGTAAAACAGGTTCCTGATACCTCTGGCAAGGTTGCAGTAAACGAGGATGGAACACTTAACCGCGCTTCTATGCAGACTATCATCAACCCAGATGACCTAAATGCTGTAGAGCAGGCGCTTACACTAAAGGAAGAGTTTGGATACAAGGTAGTAGCCTTCACAATGGGACCTATGCCAGCAGAAGGAATGCTCAGAGAACTCATGGCGATGGGTGTAGATGAGACAGTGCTAGTTTCCGCTCGTGAGTTTGGAGGTTCTGACACATATGCGACTTCGCAGATTCTCGCAGCTGCAATAGATACTTATGGAATCGAAGAGGATGACATAATAATCGCTGGACGTCAGGCTATCGATGGTGACACTGCACAGGTAGGACCTCAGATTGCTGAGAAGCTACATTTACCACAGGTTACATATGCTGGTGAGGTTACCAAGGAAGGTGATGTGCTCGTTATCAAGAGAATGCTAGAAGATGGATATATGCTCGTAAAAGTTCCAACACCATGCATGATTACTTGCATTAAGGAACTCAATACACCTAGATATATGAGCGTAATCGGAACTGAAAAGTGCTGGGATATGCCACTTAAAATAATGGATTTTGCAGCACTTGAGAATCATCCACTTATCGATAAGACTACTATTGGACTAAAGGGTTCTCCAACCAACATCTATAAGTCGTTTACACCTCCAGTTAAGGGTGGCGGCATGATGCTAGAAGGTTCAGACAAGAATACCACTGATGAGCTTGTATCGATTCTGACAGGCAAGCACATCATATAG
- a CDS encoding THUMP domain-containing class I SAM-dependent RNA methyltransferase: MKYELIATATFGLEAVVKMELQDLGYSVVKVEDGKVTFIGDERAIAHTNIWLRTADRVYIKVAEFRAETFEELFQQVRGIGWEDYLTVDAAFPVVGTSVKSTLHSVPSCQSIIKKAIVSRLSDFYVQSHFDETGTNYRVRFSILKNHVTILLDTSGAGLHKRGYRTVDVAAPMKETLAAALVRLSFWKEGVMRRDKDNPDHVPRILVDPCCGSGTILIEAAMMARNIAPGLNRKFAAMGWDFIPEKLWNEERQAAYNAVDYDSEVIIKGIDINGKAITAAMANAMEAGVEEDISFSRMDMRKFRADESNGIIITNPPYGERIGDKEAIHKIYARLKEILEKDPTWSLFMITTDREVEKIFDRKADRRRKLYNGRLQTTYYQFHGQKILK; this comes from the coding sequence ATGAAGTATGAATTAATTGCAACAGCGACATTTGGACTTGAAGCGGTAGTAAAGATGGAGTTGCAGGATCTTGGATACAGTGTAGTGAAGGTCGAAGATGGGAAAGTTACCTTTATCGGTGATGAGAGAGCCATAGCTCACACCAACATTTGGCTCAGGACTGCTGATAGAGTTTACATAAAAGTGGCTGAGTTCAGGGCTGAAACCTTTGAAGAATTATTCCAGCAGGTTCGCGGTATCGGTTGGGAGGATTATCTCACGGTTGATGCTGCATTTCCTGTTGTAGGAACATCTGTCAAATCCACACTGCACAGCGTTCCATCGTGCCAGAGCATAATCAAGAAAGCGATAGTTTCAAGGCTTTCTGATTTCTACGTGCAGAGTCACTTTGATGAAACGGGTACAAATTATCGCGTCAGATTTTCGATACTCAAAAATCATGTCACGATACTACTCGACACTTCGGGGGCAGGACTTCATAAGCGTGGCTATAGGACCGTGGATGTTGCAGCACCAATGAAAGAGACACTAGCAGCAGCGCTTGTAAGGCTTAGCTTCTGGAAGGAAGGTGTAATGCGCCGAGATAAGGATAATCCTGACCACGTGCCACGGATTCTTGTAGATCCATGCTGTGGATCTGGAACGATCCTAATTGAGGCGGCTATGATGGCTAGAAATATTGCCCCTGGTCTTAACCGCAAGTTCGCTGCGATGGGATGGGACTTCATCCCTGAGAAACTGTGGAATGAAGAGCGTCAGGCGGCATATAATGCTGTTGATTACGATAGTGAAGTCATCATCAAGGGCATTGATATAAATGGTAAGGCGATTACAGCAGCTATGGCCAATGCTATGGAAGCAGGTGTTGAAGAAGATATATCATTCAGCCGCATGGATATGCGCAAATTCAGAGCGGATGAATCAAACGGAATCATAATTACAAATCCTCCGTATGGTGAGAGAATAGGTGATAAGGAAGCGATTCATAAAATCTATGCGCGCCTAAAAGAGATTCTTGAAAAAGATCCTACGTGGTCTCTCTTCATGATTACGACTGACCGCGAAGTGGAGAAGATATTTGATAGAAAAGCTGATAGAAGACGTAAGCTATATAACGGAAGACTTCAGACTACCTATTATCAGTTCCACGGACAGAAAATTTTAAAGTAA
- the acrA gene encoding acryloyl-CoA reductase electron transfer subunit beta — protein sequence MAYDSSQIDAFKNVWVFCEQRQGKMMPTTFELISEGRKLADELGCNLYGILLGDDVDDLAAELGGYGADGVYVYNSPLLKNYTTDGYTKVISEAVQKFRPEVMLFGASNIGRDLAPRCAARLHTGLCADCTHLDIDLDGYINFLRSGSSLDVDNMKFDTKLFDVNTNLKMTRPAFGGHLMATIVCPRFRPAMATVRPGVMQKRPYDEAGAAKVEIVHPEFELVASDIETEVLDIVKAAKKMVDLIGADVIVSVGRGIAKDVEGGIALATELAELLGGVVGSSRACVDAGWISADHQVGQTGKTVHPRIYVALGISGAIQHKAGMQDSECIIAINKNETAPIFEIADYGIAGDLFKVVPLLIDSIKAAKETA from the coding sequence ATGGCTTACGATAGTTCACAAATCGACGCTTTCAAGAATGTATGGGTGTTCTGCGAACAGCGCCAAGGCAAGATGATGCCAACAACATTTGAACTTATATCCGAGGGCAGGAAACTAGCAGATGAGCTAGGATGCAATCTATATGGAATACTTCTCGGAGATGATGTAGATGATCTCGCTGCTGAGCTCGGCGGCTACGGTGCAGATGGGGTATACGTATATAACAGCCCACTGCTCAAAAATTATACCACCGACGGATATACTAAGGTTATAAGCGAAGCGGTGCAGAAGTTTAGACCTGAGGTAATGCTATTTGGAGCATCTAACATCGGCAGAGACCTTGCGCCTAGATGTGCAGCAAGACTTCATACAGGACTTTGCGCAGACTGTACACACCTCGATATTGATCTCGATGGATATATAAACTTCCTGCGCTCTGGATCATCTCTAGATGTAGACAACATGAAGTTTGATACTAAACTCTTTGATGTAAATACCAACCTTAAGATGACTCGTCCTGCATTCGGTGGACACCTGATGGCTACCATCGTTTGCCCAAGGTTCAGACCGGCGATGGCAACTGTAAGACCTGGGGTAATGCAGAAGAGACCTTACGATGAAGCTGGAGCTGCAAAGGTAGAGATTGTGCATCCAGAGTTCGAATTAGTAGCTTCTGATATCGAGACAGAGGTTCTAGATATCGTTAAGGCTGCTAAGAAAATGGTAGACCTAATCGGTGCTGATGTAATCGTATCTGTAGGCAGAGGAATCGCAAAAGATGTTGAGGGCGGTATAGCTCTTGCAACTGAGCTTGCGGAACTGCTCGGCGGCGTAGTAGGTTCGTCGAGAGCTTGCGTGGATGCAGGCTGGATCAGTGCGGATCATCAGGTAGGACAGACTGGTAAGACTGTTCATCCGAGGATATATGTTGCACTAGGAATCTCTGGAGCGATTCAGCACAAGGCTGGAATGCAGGATTCTGAATGCATCATAGCAATCAACAAGAATGAGACGGCTCCAATCTTCGAAATTGCAGATTACGGAATTGCTGGTGATTTATTTAAGGTTGTTCCACTGCTAATCGATTCAATTAAAGCAGCGAAAGAAACTGCTTAA
- the buk gene encoding butyrate kinase: MEEKIYNIVAINPGSTSTKFGFYHNCEKIFIENIYHKKDELSQFGSIQEQLSYRKLLVENRCACNGVNLQEVDAFVGRGGGLLPSTSGVYCINDKIIYDCETAASGIHHPALLASQIARQLANKYDAKAYIVNPPDTDEFQDLARVTGIKGIYRDSHVHCLNQKEVARRYCLKKGIAYNESNFIICHLGGGVSITAHRKGRMIDSNDNLIGDGPMTPLRAGTIPAKKLIDMTFSGDYSHEELEDLIVRNSGLSSHLETADVKEIMRRIEEDNDEYAKLVLDAMIYQFAKAVGECACVLKGDVDAILITGGLARSEYIVRSLEKYVDWISETWVMPGEWEIAALASGAYQAMTNQVDVLTYTGVPVFRGFHSLKYHL; the protein is encoded by the coding sequence ATGGAAGAAAAGATATATAACATAGTAGCTATAAATCCTGGGTCTACATCGACGAAATTCGGGTTTTATCACAACTGCGAAAAGATATTTATCGAGAATATATATCATAAGAAAGATGAACTCTCCCAGTTTGGCAGCATACAGGAACAGCTCAGCTACAGAAAGCTACTCGTTGAAAACAGGTGTGCATGTAATGGAGTTAATCTGCAAGAGGTTGATGCGTTTGTCGGCAGAGGTGGAGGGCTTCTTCCTTCAACCAGCGGTGTATATTGTATAAATGATAAAATCATATACGATTGTGAGACCGCAGCTTCAGGAATACACCATCCTGCTCTACTTGCCTCTCAAATAGCAAGGCAGCTCGCCAACAAATACGATGCGAAGGCTTATATCGTAAATCCGCCAGATACCGATGAATTTCAGGATTTGGCTAGAGTTACAGGCATCAAAGGGATTTATAGAGATAGTCACGTTCACTGCCTAAATCAGAAGGAGGTAGCAAGACGCTACTGTTTGAAAAAAGGCATAGCTTATAATGAGTCAAACTTCATCATCTGCCATCTTGGCGGCGGTGTATCTATAACGGCGCATCGTAAAGGTAGGATGATTGATAGCAACGATAATCTAATCGGCGACGGTCCAATGACTCCGCTAAGAGCCGGAACGATACCGGCAAAGAAGCTAATTGATATGACATTTAGCGGCGACTATTCACATGAAGAGCTTGAAGATTTGATTGTTAGGAATAGTGGACTTAGCAGTCACCTAGAAACTGCTGATGTTAAGGAAATCATGAGACGTATAGAAGAGGACAATGATGAATATGCAAAGCTTGTCCTCGATGCGATGATTTATCAGTTTGCAAAGGCTGTAGGCGAATGTGCATGCGTGCTCAAAGGCGATGTGGATGCAATCCTCATCACAGGTGGGCTCGCAAGAAGCGAATATATAGTAAGAAGTTTAGAGAAATACGTGGACTGGATTTCAGAAACATGGGTTATGCCAGGGGAGTGGGAAATTGCGGCTCTCGCATCCGGTGCATATCAGGCTATGACTAATCAGGTAGACGTACTCACATATACTGGAGTTCCAGTTTTCAGAGGTTTCCATTCATTAAAATATCATTTATAG